In Oncorhynchus mykiss isolate Arlee chromosome 32, USDA_OmykA_1.1, whole genome shotgun sequence, the DNA window GCCCTTCAGGGGTGAGCTTGCTCATGGATGGCTGTGACTGCTGCAAGGCCTGCGCCAGGCAGGTGGGGGAGGAGTGCAACGAGGCAGACACTTGCGACTACCATAAGGGATTGTACTGCGATTACAGCTCAGACAAGCCTAGGTACGAAAAAGGAGTGTGTGCATGTAAGTGTCATTTACCACACATACTCTAAGCTACTAAAGACATGACATGATTAAAGGAATAATCCactcaaaaactatattttggtatttgtttcattaattCAGTGCTGATACAGTCCCAACATATTTTTCATGTCAGCAATCTGGTTTTCAAGATATATCAAATTGTAACTTGCCACATTATCATGATGATGTGGCAAGTTACAAAATGCTTCTTGCAAGTCCTATATCTTGAAAACCTGATTGCTGATatacaaaacattttgggactgtatcagcagtggactaatgaaaaaaaaataccaaaagataggTTTCACAATCATATTACCCAATGTCATGacatgtttgtttttgttcagATAACACTAAAAACATTGTCTGCTACATTACATTGTTATCATTACCTTATtcactgtgtatctctctgtgatgTAAGACTGCTGTCCTGACCTTCTTTGCCAGATATGGTTGGCGTGGGCTGCGAGCATGACGGTGTGATCTACCGGAATGGGCAGAGCTTCAAACCCAGCTGTAAAtaccagtgtctgtgtgtgaacgGGGCTATCGGGTGCGTGTCCCTGTGTACGGACTCCCAGCCCCCCCGGGTGTGGTGCCAGAACTCAAGGAGGGTCAAGATCCCAGGACGCTGCTGTGAACAGTGGATCTGTGACGAGCCCAAGAAGGGGAGGAAGACTGCTCCAAGACATGCAGTGGAAGGTAGGACACagatccatcaatcaatcaaacaattGATCAagcaatcaatcagtcagtcagtcagtcaatcaattaatcagTGGTGGCTGGTGTCATTTCAAATAGGAgtacaggctcattgtaatggctggaatggaataaatggaactgtTTCAAACACATTGTTACCATTAGTGATGGAGAAATAGTCCATGTGTTCAAtaccattccagtcattacatgGATAGAGTCTCGTGTATTGAGAATCTTGTAACACTAATAACCATGGTAATATTGAGCAATTCTTTGAGAACTGTGAATCAAAATAGTTTTAGGATATTGCTTCATAGTACCGTCCTataggttaactccaaccctgttcccagagagctaccgtcctataggttaactccaaccctgttcccagagagctaccgtcctatagGTTAGCTCAAACCCTGTTCCCAgagagctaccgtcctatagGTTAACTCAAACCCTGTTCCCAgagagctaccgtcctataggttaactccaaccctgttcctagagagctaccgtcctatagGTTAACTTCACCTCTGTTCCCAGAGAGCTACCGTCCGgtaggttaactccaaccctgttcctggagagctaccggacggtagctctaactccaaccctgtccctgaagagctgacaggtgtataaagtcgagcacacagccatgcaatttccataaacaaacattgacagtagaatagccttactgaagagctcagtgacctttccaacaagtcaattcgtcaaatttctgccctgctagagctgcaccggtcaactgtaactgctgttattgtgaaatggaaacgtctaggagcaacaatggctcagccgctaagtggtaggccacacaagcgcacagaacgggaccgctgagtgctgaagcgcgtaaaaatcatctgtccttggttgcaacactcactaactagttccaaactgcttctgcaAGCAGCGTCAGCACAAAATCTTTTGTGCACAAAgcgagaaatggtttgtcgagatcagtgtggaagaacttgacaggcctgcgcagagccctgacctcaacctcatcgaacacctttgggatgaattggagcgcctactgcgagccaggcctaattgcccaacatcagtgccagacatcactaatgctcttgtggctgaatggaatcaagtccaacatctagtggatcTAGTCCAACAACATCtagtccaacatctagtggatgttccaacatctagtggaatgccttcccagaagagtagaggctgttatagcagcaaagggaggaccaactccgtattaatgcccatgattttggaatgagaggttcgacgagcaggtattcgcatacttttggtcatgtggtgtattAGGTCCAGTTTTGATGAATAATGTCTAAAAAGCACTTCTGTCACTGCCCATATTAAAttgtagtctctctctcacttgctcactcactcacacactttctctctctctctctctcactcacacacttcctctctgcctgtctctgttgACATAGCTCTTCCTGTTGAGTTGAAGGGCCAGAGCAGGAACTGTGTGATCCAGACAACCTCCTGGAGTATCTGCTCTAAGACTTGTGGTCGAGGtctgtctctgcgtgtctctAATGCTAACGACAGGTGTGAGATGGTAAAAGAGTCCCGCCTCTGTAACATACGGCCCTGTGAGGTGGACATCACCAAGCACATCAAGGTACATGTACAGAGTATGTGTATGCATACACGTTTACCCACATATATGGGCACGGACACATATCCATGCATACATGTACGCATTGCAAAGAAGTCTAATGTTTGTTTGTTATGATATCTATATTGAAGAGTTCACATTGCAAAAAATACCTCTCTTATCTCTCAGCCAGGGAAGAATTGTATGAACATCTACAGAGAAGAGCAGCCAAAAAACTTGACCATCTCAGGCTGTGTCAGTAAGAAGTCTTACAGGCCTAAATACTGCGGGGTCTGCGTGGCCACGGACCATCGCTGCTGCATTCCCTACAAGTCCAAGACCATCGATGTGGAGTTTATGTGTCCCAACGGTGCTGTGTTCACCTGGCAAGTCATGTGGATCAACGCCTGCTTCTGTAACCTCAGCTGCAAGAACCCCAATGACATCTTTGCCGAGCTGGAGAATTACTATGGCTACCCTGAGATCGTGAACTGAGACATTTCAATAATAAGCTATGCTCTTATtatgggctctattcaatc includes these proteins:
- the LOC110488042 gene encoding CCN family member 4 — encoded protein: MSWLLKWILIAAGIQQAYSQTQNSTAMLPLAESTDLEPYNRTQYCHWPCECPLVPHSCPSGVSLLMDGCDCCKACARQVGEECNEADTCDYHKGLYCDYSSDKPRYEKGVCAYMVGVGCEHDGVIYRNGQSFKPSCKYQCLCVNGAIGCVSLCTDSQPPRVWCQNSRRVKIPGRCCEQWICDEPKKGRKTAPRHAVEALPVELKGQSRNCVIQTTSWSICSKTCGRGLSLRVSNANDRCEMVKESRLCNIRPCEVDITKHIKPGKNCMNIYREEQPKNLTISGCVSKKSYRPKYCGVCVATDHRCCIPYKSKTIDVEFMCPNGAVFTWQVMWINACFCNLSCKNPNDIFAELENYYGYPEIVN